The DNA window TCTGACTGGTGTGACTTTTGCTCGTAGTGGTGCTGATGGTGGCCTCGATTTTGGTGATGGTTCTTCGTTGGTTGAGATTTTGAGTTTGCAGTCTTTCCACGCTTGTGGTCTTTTTCTTTATGGTCGCACATTTCTGTCAGCTGAGAGTCGTCCTCAGAAACTGGTACAATATTGATCCCTGGTGAAATATTTCCCTGCattaaaacattacataatAATTCACAGTCACGACCATTATGCTCTTTCCACAGAATAAATCCAGAAAAAAGAAACGTAAGAATAtttcaatgtaatgttgaaatgtaaaCTAGATAAAAACAATTGTAATTTCATactaaatgataaataataacttATTCATAAAACTATACTACAGCAGCTACATGGTACTACTGCATAATTTGTACAAAAAAGTACaactaaaaaaacattattcatttgaaatgaatgGAGAGCTACATgctgtaaatatttgaaaaaggaCTTATTTGTGCAAAATGCACAACTATAACACATTcaatttgtaaaacaaaaaaagttgtatCATTCCAACATTATCAAGTTATTTCTATTTCAGACATTATATCAAATATTGAACTTTTCTTGATACATCTAAAAACATCTGTACTTACGTTCTCAAGAAGCTCCAGGGAAGACACAAGCAGAGATGTTCATTTGTATCAGCCTGTCTGTGATGACCCCAGTAATAGAAGTGGGAAGTACATGTGAACGCCTCACAATCACACATCAATATATATACTCCTGTGCTGTCCAATGACAGAGGAGACAGTTTTGACAGCTTTAAACTCTATTAACTCTATTTTAGACTGTATGCATTTGATAGATACCAATATGAATGATTAAAACACTGTTCTAATGTACAATTCTCTCTGTAGCTTTCTTGTTACATacaattaatttatttaaattaaataatagtacatagtaaattaagaaatgagaaaatactTTGGACAATGCCACTAGGACTCACTCTACCAAAACGTCAGAGGTTAATTATAAACCCAGAGGGATGGTATTGTGTGTGGGAATCAGATATCACCTTGTGCTTGTATGTTTTTAGAATTTTGGAATATTCACAGAACACTCTGCTTTTTGTGTtatctgtggtgatgctggatTAAGAACCAGAAAGCTTTGACGTGAGGgtaaatgtcaaacattcaaCCTTGACTGTGCAGAGCAGatgaacagaaaaacagtgCAGCCTACAGTACACACGTTATCTACAAAGTGACAAGTTATTGATCGGGATGTCCCTATTATGTCACTGCAATGGGCAATGTAATAACTCAGAGCTACTGAGAAATAATTGAACTCCAATAGAGTGACAAAAACAATTGCACTCCATAAGACAACATGATGTTTTAATAAACCACTCATGACAAATGTGTTCTGTGCTCTGAATTACATGAGACAACCAAAATCAAAGGGTCGGGTTGTAATGTGTCATCCTCATTGTAAAGTGGCATCATGTATAATAATCATAGCCTCAGGCAACTTTCCCTCCATCAATGCAATGTGACTCAGAACCTCTGTCGATCAATGACAAACCTACGCAGCTCTAACTGTTTGCCCGACACAGTGGAAAGTCAGAGGAGAACATGTGATGTATCTGTGACTTTCTACTGATACCACTCGCCAGGGGTTATTAAGAGAGTTCTCAAGGACAGTGTGTGACAACGTTACATCACACGAGATCAAGACCATCAGGAGCCCACTGATGATAACAGCTGCCACTGCCGATTATGCTGTGGTGTTTCTGACTCATTTTTCTCATGTAACTTATTACCTTACTACCCATTATAAGGATCCAGGGATAATTGATCACTTTCTTGAACACTGAGATAggtctgggttttttttatttattttttatattttccttctAATGATGCCATTACCGTTATTACAGCGTTTAGTAAAATGACTTAAAATGTGTGAGAAGGAAATGAGATGTCCACATGTGCTTGTTGACATCAGCTCTGTTACAGGTAAATGAACATTATGGAAAGAGCTCAACAACCCACACCACCTCTCAGGGTGACTCAGTGACCAACTGTATGGTCTGTTTGTAAAAgcatatacagtgtatatatcaGGACGATATGTTGTGTAGGTCAACATGCAGCCATCCCCTGCTGTAGCTCATCAAACATGCAGTGCAGATTCAATAAGCTTTAAATTGACTGAGATGGTTTAAGGTTGGACAATGCTTTTAATTAATTGACCTGTGAGAATTAAAATACCAGTACTATGacatatgtacatatacatatatacatatgtcaTAGTAATGCTAGATTATAAAAtcatgagaggaaaaaaaacatatgggCAATGGGGTTAAGTTTAAACTCcttatgaataaaaacacaattaaatggCACTCAGAAGAGCACATACTCCACCGTCATGCATAATcctaacaacaaacaaacaaaccagcttACACACAAACCGACAGGGGTGAAACCATAACCTCTATGGCAGGTAACTATCTGTAACTCATTAGAAAACATACAAAAATGCAACAAAGGTTGTTTCTCCAGAGAGGAGGCTCCTTATTCTAAGCCAAGGCTGAAATAATGATCCCATGAGAGTGCACACAGCCAGTGTACAGACACAAAGTGTGTATTACAGAGTGTATTGTCACTGGCCCTGTGCTCTGACCAGTCAGCCACTTCACTGACTTACAAAGGACATTGCTGAGGCAGTCCTGAGTCGGTCACACCACTAGGGGGAGCAATAAGCTAGATTTaaattctatatatataaattataatataatatataaaaaagctGAGGCCTCTACAGTAtcagtcacaaacacacacaaacccttcAACTCTATGTGAGCTTGTATTTACTGCAGGTGAAATAAGCTCCAAACATGATCTTTGAAGGTAAATGTTTATTAAGAGAGCAACTGAGTAGTTAGTTGCCATTACCATGCTTTTACGTATTGTGTGAAAAATGattaattcataaataaattcataaatctTTCTTTGAATAATTTACAATTTACTTTACCTGTGCACAGCAGATGATTCATTGACTGaaaaatattgttgttgttgttgttgttgttctgggtttggttcctcatggttgatgcactaattgtaagtcactttggataaaagcgtcaactaaatgaaatgtaatgtaaaattaTGCAGTTCTGTTGTATTCCCATTTAATAGACAGTCAAAAAAACATCAGGGAaatgtacatacagtatgtatggCAACTCTAAAAGCAATGCACTCAATTTCAGAAATAAAGCAGACACCCATAAATAGTTATGTGTTAATAATTTGAGGGGGTATTCAATTCCAGTTCTAACCTCTTCTGAAAGGCCACTCAATTCAAATCCACATGTGGAATCCTTTTATAACCGTGTGAACGTTACGTAACGTTTCATAGCTGAATATATACATTCTGACATTTCAACCAGCAAAGAATGTTCTCTCAACATCAAAAgtgttttaattagtttctaCTGAACTTAAAAAAAGGTCAGTGACGAATGTTAGTTGgaactgtaaatataaatactcTTTGTCAACAGATATTCAAAGCAACACCTACTGGACCCTTTATCTACTGTTCACTGTTTCAGGCCTTGGTCCAAGGTTAAACTTTCAGGTTGCTTTGCTGGGATCACAGAACACCTCCTGATTGTTGTGACATATTTTCATGGTCAGAGGGGACATGGCATGTTTCTAATGCCGGATGTAAATGAATGGATCCAGTGATTCCATTCTAAAGAGATGCAGCATCTCTTTTCCACTCAAGTTGGGGAAACAGCTCTCTCTATTGGGCTGACCGTGTATTGGAAAGTCCCAAGGTAACACAGAAGGAAGAGAATGAATCGATGCTCGTATTCAGTTTTTCCCCACCCGGATGTTGGGGTTAAGAAGAGGATCTAAATTTGGGTCTGAGCCAGCCGAGGCACGTCCGAGTTTAGCCATGATGATTATCAACGTAAAAAATCCAAGAACTCCAACCAGAAGAAGCATGAAGACCCTCTGCTTCCAGGACAGAGAGGGTCGCTTTCCACCAGTGCGGTTTCTGGAAAGATAAATACATTCGAAATTTGAGATCACAAAACCATTTCACAGAACTTTATTCCAACTGTCACAGCAGTAACTCGTATAACTTACTTGAGAATTTGAGCAAACCAACTTAACGCTGGTCTTCTCCGGTATTTGTCGTCATCAAAGTCAATCTGTGTGACAGAGCTGTGACCTCCGTCCCGAGTATCGTAGAGCTTTCTTGGAGATGAAGCTGGAgaataacaacaaacaaaaaattacTCCGAATTTTCTTCTGAATGTTTTAGTCAACATAAGTgaatgcagagctgcagagagaactGTACCTGAGTGTATTGTTATCATGTCACAGGCGGTGGCAGTAGTGAAGTTGATTGCGGTCTGATCCTGCAAATTTGGATCCCCATTTTTTCGAGGACCACCAAGATCTTCCTGTGCTGGAGCCGAAACTGGGATTTGTGGTGGACTGACACTGGTGTTGTAAGAGTGGCTGGGGTATATGTTAGTCTGCTCTTGTGCTGCcgagacagaaaaagacatcATGTAATAATTTGATCATGAACGAATATGTACTAATGTTGACTGTCACTATTAACTAAACCTAAAATGtgcaatatgtaacttcagccaCTAGGAGTCTCTCAGCGTGGGATAATGGGAGATGATGTTGATGCAACTCAGGAGTAAATCATGTTCATGGATGAGGTAACGTATTAAAGCTTTATTCTCATAACACAGCAACAGCGATCCATAACTGGTGGCCAATACAAAGAGTGGGTGGAATAAAAACTGCAGACAGTATGTTTTTCCTTAATCATACGTCGTTGCCCCAGAAGTTATAACAGAGACTGACATGAgtaatatgtttaaaaaaaactgttgaaaagAGTCAGAAAGATTAAACATGTGTTGAAATGCtcggaaaaaaaacattaggtCTTACCATCAAATGTTGACCAGTCGGTATAATCAGTCACATCATTTGCTGTGGTCTCCTCAAGTGTCTCAATGGGCTCTTCAATCTGTCAGTCAGAGATCCCATTTTATTAACGGTTGTAATGGTAATGGTTgtgacagcagcacagaaaGGATTCAACGATAACAGCTTCTTACCAGCGGCAGCCCTAAACCAGCTCTAGCCCAATTAACAGATGACAGCTGTTCTTTCAGCACATCGGCAATCGGGCTGGCCAGGTTAGAGGGGGGAAACACTGGACCCTGACAGGTGGGACACTGGTACCCTGCCGGAGCCGTGTGGAGTGGCAGTCGAGATGCCAAGTTATTAAGACAGGACCAGTGGAAAACATCTGTGGATGGCAAAAACAATTTCTTGACATCCAAACAGGGAAGGgatgctttttttctttgtatttctttaaaatacatTCCTATGAATTTAATATAAATTGACAATTCGCAATCTCACCATAGCAGATCAGTCTGACGGTGTCTTGAGCATTCAGCAGAGTGTTACACAGAGCACAGTTGGGGTTGTAGTCGCTGTCCTGGAGCCATTGCAGATATGACTGCACGATACACTGAAGGGCAGCGGATGGAAATGAAGAATTTTAATGTGAGCACAACATGTTTTGCACAACTGCACATAGTGTGATACTCATTCACCCACTGACCTTGTTGTGGTTGGAGACGAGGCAAtgctcacacacatttacacgATGTTCGAAGCAGAATAAATTGGTCACCTTTCTCTTCGGGCACTTGCAGAGACCCATAGCCACATGTGCTGTTTGGATGACAACCAACAGTCCAGCAGGTTTGTTATAGATGTATATACACAACAACAATATCAGTTCTGATTATTCCATAACTTAAAAACCACCCTGCTGTTTAGTGTGAGCAGAGATAGAAGAAagaagtttgttttcatttctagaATAAAGCaattaacatttaaaggttAACTTTGCATCAATGTATCTTGGGGTAAATGTTCTCTTGCATTCAGACATAATAGAGGCAAATGTTTACTGTTGGTATATTTCTGCTCGTGACCACTTCAGGTACAACAAGCTAACTCACTCTCCTCATGTTGGAAATTCATCATTGACTCATTTTGATAAAGAAccttaaattataataataatataataacaactgtatttgtatagcacttatctaaacaaagttacatggtgcttcacaaaaaaaaaaatccatggcaaGAAGAAGagtaaattataataaaaggtattcaattcagttaaaTCGTTTGggtgtggttgttgttgtaatgaaaataatatcttCAATTGTATcttggtgtcatcaagtgtttcagcctattaatcacaataataagaggctaaaggtaaatctgactggctactggcttgtatggcagtgctatgaaagccatgtggcccgctcagtagatcaggtGTCGTTACCTTAATAAACTTAAGTTGATTACCTTAAGTTTATTTATAAGTTATTTAATGTGTTAGTCAAATACAGACTTCACTGTCTAAAAGCTTTATTCTGTTACAGTTTTTCCAACTGATTTCTCCAAAGAATCTTGACATACGacaataaatgtaaatactgtGAAGGAGGATTATGAGCATATTCTCAATCTCACACATTGGTATATCCTGGGATTTaggtcaaaataaaatacattataatagATACATACTACATCATATATTAAGATTGTTTAAGTATTAAGGTATGTTACACTTCCCAGTCAGCAAGCAATATTgaaatgaataatacatttgaacTGTTGAACTGTCTGTAAAGTTCAGCAAACTGCagaggggacacacacataatcCACCCTGGTCTGTTGACATGGCAGAGACCATGACAGAGAAACCAGAAATGAAACATACTTAAGTAGCAAGAGCAGGATCTACACACTCACATGGGCCATTCCATTGTTATTATGAGACATTTGCATCTTCATATCATGCTTTAGAGTTGCtgtttaaaaaatcaaataatccTCTTCTTCTTATGGATATCGACAGATTACCATGTTACCATTATATGTACTATAGTAATATAGTTTATCAGAAGCATTCAGCTCCCACTGATTGATGACGTGCTTTGTATTTCTGTATATTAGGCCGAACAAACACAAGCTACACATTTCTGGAGGTCGTGGGTCTGACTTCATGTTGCAGCACAAACTAGAAACGCATCTAATTCGCTCCAACGCCACCTCCTTCCTGCCAACGTTCACCTGAGCTAGCAGTAGCTGCTAGCTAAACTGGAAGTGGTCAGGTGAGGTGACGGTAGCGGGCTAACCTAGCTAGCAGCAGGAGTTGCGGAAGTGTCAGCTCGGGGGATGAATAACTTGTTGTTTACCTGTCACACAGACTTTAATCACGTCCCGGTCGCTTCAGATGTTGTGTGGCTGTCATTGACGCTTCCTGCTCGGATCCTCGCGGGAGGCGGCTCCTCCAGCTGTCATCGGtaaagtagcagcagcagctaccTGCTTCCTTCCTCTGTTTATGTGCCACGTCTCTTCCGCTTCGTGTCTCTCTGTGGTAAAACGGGAATCTGCACACTGCCACCTGCTGACCGGAGTGTGTAGCGTTCTTCTTCTTTGCACTTCTATAAAAGTGCTCTTGCTGGTTGGCACACAAGCTTATGGATGCAACACTGACCCCCGCTGGACTGGAGTATGGAACACATtggcaatatatatatatatatatattatatatattatttgataCTCATTTTTTTTTACGTATCCCCTGAAGTAAAATTGTGCTTTCTGCTATTTTGCATTGATAATAATTAACAGTTTCTTCATCATACCTGTCACAATTTAGGTAATTGTTTATTATCACACAGATCAAGAATATAGTCTCCTTCAAAATGTCAcgaaaataataatcacataaTTCATAATTTTTCTATGATCAGTTATATTGCTTTAtggtgtattattattattattgtttgatttcaaatatgtttattttttggtCTTAgattgttaaatgtttttaggGTGCAGCTAATGGGGATGTTAACAAATAAACATCAAGTGTTTTGTAGTTTACAGTTTATTACAATTAGTGTATATTCCAGTCGTATGTCCTCTA is part of the Paralichthys olivaceus isolate ysfri-2021 chromosome 15, ASM2471397v2, whole genome shotgun sequence genome and encodes:
- the zfpl1 gene encoding zinc finger protein-like 1, which translates into the protein MGLCKCPKRKVTNLFCFEHRVNVCEHCLVSNHNKCIVQSYLQWLQDSDYNPNCALCNTLLNAQDTVRLICYDVFHWSCLNNLASRLPLHTAPAGYQCPTCQGPVFPPSNLASPIADVLKEQLSSVNWARAGLGLPLIEEPIETLEETTANDVTDYTDWSTFDAQEQTNIYPSHSYNTSVSPPQIPVSAPAQEDLGGPRKNGDPNLQDQTAINFTTATACDMITIHSASSPRKLYDTRDGGHSSVTQIDFDDDKYRRRPALSWFAQILKNRTGGKRPSLSWKQRVFMLLLVGVLGFFTLIIIMAKLGRASAGSDPNLDPLLNPNIRVGKN